One part of the Salinimonas iocasae genome encodes these proteins:
- a CDS encoding MBL fold metallo-hydrolase, giving the protein MQVTFYGVRGSIPTPGKDFVRYGGNTACVHVQLDDGTDIVLDAGTGIRALGNQLVHKTSPVHLLLTHNHWDHIQGFPFFAPIYQEGREIIITPGQTNLPEHDQILRQMEGSVFPVPASALKSNISLNILDDSTESWSIGAATISRLPMNHPGKGSAYAIVADGKKVVYMTDNELYPPYKKETDFLSFVEFSRNADLIIHDAQYMISDMPGKLGWGHSVAEEAVKLAMACNAKSVALYSHDPERTDDDIDEVVSHCQTYIEAAESELNLFASAEGLALSL; this is encoded by the coding sequence ATGCAGGTAACTTTTTATGGTGTGCGCGGCTCAATCCCCACACCAGGAAAAGATTTTGTCCGCTACGGCGGCAACACTGCATGTGTTCACGTGCAACTGGATGATGGCACCGATATCGTGCTGGATGCCGGGACCGGTATTCGCGCATTGGGTAATCAGCTTGTGCACAAAACCTCGCCGGTTCATCTTTTGCTTACCCATAACCATTGGGACCACATTCAGGGCTTCCCCTTTTTCGCGCCAATTTATCAGGAAGGCCGTGAGATTATTATCACGCCAGGACAAACCAATTTGCCTGAACATGACCAGATTCTTCGCCAAATGGAAGGCTCCGTGTTTCCGGTTCCTGCAAGTGCACTTAAATCCAATATTTCCCTGAACATACTGGATGACAGCACAGAATCCTGGAGTATTGGTGCTGCTACTATCTCACGCCTGCCGATGAACCACCCGGGCAAGGGCAGCGCTTATGCCATCGTGGCAGATGGCAAAAAGGTGGTTTACATGACAGACAATGAGCTGTATCCCCCATACAAAAAAGAAACTGATTTTTTGTCTTTTGTGGAGTTTTCCCGAAACGCTGATCTCATTATTCATGATGCGCAATATATGATCTCTGATATGCCCGGAAAGCTGGGATGGGGTCACTCTGTTGCTGAAGAGGCAGTGAAGCTAGCTATGGCATGCAATGCAAAGAGTGTGGCATTGTATAGCCATGATCCTGAGCGGACCGATGATGACATCGACGAAGTGGTCTCGCATTGCCAAACCTATATTGAAGCGGCCGAGTCTGAGCTAAACCTTTTCGCTTCTGCCGAAGGACTCGCCCTGTCGCTGTAA